One Cololabis saira isolate AMF1-May2022 chromosome 12, fColSai1.1, whole genome shotgun sequence DNA window includes the following coding sequences:
- the zgc:171775 gene encoding STKc_p38 domain-containing protein — MQSPGSEAAVTPGFHRQEVQKTTWEVPHRYTALLAVGSGAYGTVCSAMDQKTKEKVAIKKLYRPFQSLIHAQRAYRELRLLRHIRHDNVICLLDVFTPDTSLEKFQTFYMVMPFVAQDLGHIMKRKRLTDRIITYLFYQLLRGLKYIHSAGIIHRDLKPGNLAVNENCELKILDFGLARHTESEMTGYVVTRWYRAPEVIFNWMHYSQTVDVWSAACILAEMITGQVLFRGHDSINQLQKILRLTGTPEPPLVAKMQSKDAQSYVQGLPPQKKKNFKDVFPDMDQNAVSLLEEMLLLDPERRLTAQQGLSHPFLAEYHDPESEPDSESYDDSFESLELAVGEWKSLIHMEIMTFDPVDPSKTAM, encoded by the exons ATGCAGTCCCCGGGGAGCGAGGCCGCCGTCACGCCGGGCTTCCACCGGCAGGAGGTCCAGAAGACCACGTGGGAGGTTCCGCACAGGTACACGGCTCTGCTGGCCGTGGGCTCCGGAGCCTACGGGACGGTCTG CTCGGCCATGGACCAGAAGACCAAGGAGAAGGTGGCGATCAAGAAGCTGTACCGGCCGTTCCAGTCCCTGATCCACGCCCAGCGGGCCTACCgggagctgaggctgctgcGCCACATCCGGCACGACAAC gtGATCTGCCTCCTCGACGTCTTCACGCCTGACACCTCGCTGGAGAAGTTCCAGACCTT CTACATGGTGATGCCCTTCGTCGCCCAGGATCTGGGCCATATCATGAAGAGGAAGAGACTGACTGACCGCATCATCACGTACCTGTTTTATCAGCTTCTCAGAGGCCTGAAG taCATCCACTCTGCAGGGATCATCCACCGG GACCTGAAGCCGGGGAACCTCGCCGTGAATGAGAACTGTGAGCTGAAG ATCCTGGACTTCGGTCTGGCCCGACACACGGAGAGCGAGATGACCGGCTACGTGGTGACGCGCTGGTACCGGGCGCCGGAGGTCATTTTCAACTGGATGCACTACAGCCAGACAG tGGACGTGTGGTCGGCCGCCTGCATCCTGGCCGAGATGATCACCGGTCAGGTGCTTTTCCGAGGACACGACA GTATCAACCAGCTGCAGAAGATCCTCCGACTGACTGGAACCCCAGAACCCCCCCTGGTGGCCAAGATGCAGAGTAAAGAC GCTCAATCGTACGTGCAGGGTCTTCCaccgcagaagaagaagaatttcaAAGACGTGTTCCCAGACATGGATCAGAACG CTGTGAGCCTCCTGGAGGAGATGCTGCTGCTGGACCCGGAGCGGAGGCTGACGGCCCAGCAGGGACTGTCCCACCCCTTCCTGGCCGAGTATCACGACCCGGAGAGCGAGCCGGACTCGGAGTCGTACGACGACTCCTTCGAGAGCCTGGAGCTCGCCGTCGGCGAGTGGAAGA GTCTGATCCACATGGAGATCATGACGTTTGACCCCGTTGATCCCAGCAAGACGGCCATGTAG
- the LOC133457476 gene encoding keratin, type II cytoskeletal cochleal-like has product MSVRTSIKTSRTSYGSSSGGGGGFGGSSRMSMGGGGGGFSSRSAVTVRPSYAMSTSSAMGGGMMRSGGFSSGSSYGMGGGGGGGGFGGGSSFSYSSGGGGFGAGGGGGFGGGFGAGGGGGFIAPITNVQVNQSLLAPLNLEIDPNIQTVRTHEKDQIKTLNNRFASFIDKVRFLEQQNKMLETKWSLLQDQTTTRSNIDGMFEAYIANLRRQLDGLGNEKVKLEGELRNMQGLVEDFKNKYEDEINKRASVENEFVLLKKDVDGAYMNKIELEAKVDALQDEINFLRAVYDAELRELQGQIKDTSVIVEMDNSRNLDMDSIVAEVRAQYEEIANNSRAEAEKWYQQKYQEIQTTATQAGDDLRNTKSEISEITRMITRIQNEIESVKGQRNNLEAQIAEAEERGELAVKDAKLRIKDLEDALQRAKQDMARQVREYQELMNVKLALDIEIATYKKLLEGEESRIASGGASATIHVQSSSSGFGGSSGGGGGGFGMGGGGGGGYGMSMGGGGGGGYSMSMGGGGGGFGMGGGGGYGSSMSIGGGSISSKSSSMVSSRRY; this is encoded by the exons ATGTCGGTCAGAACCAGCATCAAGACCAGTAGGACCAGCTACGGAAGtagcagcggcggcggcggcggcttcGGCGGCAGCAGCCGTATgtccatgggaggaggaggaggaggattttCCTCCAGATCCGCCGTCACCGTCAGGCCATCCTACGCCATGTCCACATCCAGCGCCATGGGTGGCGGCATGATGAGGTCAGGCGGCTTCAGCTCCGGCTCTTCTTACGGCatgggcggcggcggcggcggtggcGGCTTCGGCGGCGGCTCCAGCTTCAGTTACAGCAGCGGCGGTGGCGGCTTCGGCGCCGGCGGCGGTGGCGGCTTCGGTGGCGGCTTCGGCGCCGGCGGTGGTGGCGGCTTCATCGCCCCAATCACAAATGTCCAAGTCAACCAGAGCCTTCTGGCCCCCCTGAACCTGGAGATCGACCCCAACATCCAGACCGTCCGCACCCATGAGAAGGACCAGATCAAGACCCTCAACAACCGCTTCGCCAGCTTCATTGACAAG GTCCGCTTCCTGGAGCAGCAGAACAAGATGCTGGAGACCAAGTGGAGcctcctgcaggaccagaccaCCACCCGCTCCAACATCGACGGCATGTTCGAGGCCTACATCGCCAACCTGCGCAGGCAGCTGGACGGGCTCGGCAACGAGAAGGTCAAGCTGGAGGGCGAGCTGAGGAACATGCAGGGCCTGGTGGAGGACTTCAAGAACAA ATATGAAGATGAAATCAACAAGCGTGCCTCCGTGGAGAATGAGTTCGTTCTCCTCAAGAAG GATGTGGATGGCGCTTACATGAACAAGATCGAGCTGGAGGCCAAGGTCGACGCCCTCCAGGATGAGATCAACTTCCTCAGAGCCGTCTATGACGCG GAACTGCGCGAGCTCCAGGGACAGATCAAGGACACCTCCGTCATCGTGGAGATGGACAACAGCCGCAACCTGGACATGGACTCCATCGTGGCCGAGGTCCGCGCCCAGTACGAGGAGATCGCCAACAACAGCCGGGCCGAGGCCGAGAAGTGGTACCAGCAGAAG TACCAGGAGATCCAGACCACCGCAACACAGGCCGGAGACGACCTTCGCAATACCAAGAGTGAGATCTCTGAGATCACCCGCATGATCACCCGCATCCAGAACGAGATCGAGTCGGTCAAGGGACAG CGCAACAACCTGGAGGCCCAGATCGCTGAGGCCGAGGAGCGCGGCGAGCTGGCCGTCAAGGACGCCAAGCTCCGCATCAAGGACCTGGAAGACGCCCTGCAGAGAGCCAAGCAGGACATGGCCCGCCAGGTCCGCGAGTACCAGGAGCTCATGAACGTCAAGCTGGCGCTGGACATTGAGATCGCCACCTACAagaagctgctggagggagaggaGTCCAG GATTGCATCCGGTGGTGCTAGCGCAACCATCCACGTTCAGTCCTCAAGCAGCGGCTTCG GTGGCAGCTCAGGAGGCGGCGGTGGCGGATTCGGCatgggcggcggcggcggcggcggctacGGCATGAGCATGggaggcggcggcggcggcggctacAGCATGAGCATGggaggcggcggcggcggcttcGGCATGGGCGGTGGCGGAGGATATGGCAGCTCCATGAGCATAGGCGGAGGCAGCATCAGCTCAAAAAGCAGCAGCATGGTCTCGTCCCGGCGTTATTAG